The sequence below is a genomic window from Bremerella alba.
AGATCGCGCCGCATTTAAACCTCTGGCGAACAAATTCAAGGAACGAGGGTTCGAAGGAACGTTGCATTCCGGCGACAGCGAGCAACAGCAAGAGACGTTTAAGACGTACCAGGTTTTCAACTCGCTATACGAGTATTTTCATCTCAAGAGCCATAAGGAGGCGGTAGCTAAAATAACAACGGATACGCGAAACGACTTTGAGCGAGGTACGCAGACTGCCCAGAAAATCGATATGTATGAAAAGCACCTGGTCCAAATCGATACGCCACAGAAACTTCGATTGACAATTGTGGAGAATGTCGATCTTAAAACCTATGACTTCGATCGTCAGTGTTTTCCACTTCGCCATAGTGACCGAGACATTCTAGTACGCGGGGCCAGTCGATATTCAATGCCAATGAGCTTTGTAAAAACTAATCCCTGGAAGAAGCCTGAGACAATAGAAGTCGACATTGCCAGGGCGCGTGATATTTCCAGTCAACTCGATGGCAAGCGAGTTGTCCTCAAATATGACTTCATTCTCAGCAACTTTCGCTCGGCAGCGATTGATAATCCCCAAAAACCAGGCCTCGAGCCTACGGTAACCGCCGAACTGTCAGGATTGTCACTTGTGCATACGGACGATCCTTATGCCACGGTCTATCGCTGGAATGTTAAAGACCTCGAAGTGTCTGAACAGTAGCGAAAGGGCGGACCGAACGGAGATGGTCGGGACAAGATAATCCCCTGGGTTCCGAACCAACTTTCCCTGGAAAAGCATACGGTATCGATTTAGACTGAGAACCTCTTTTAGGAGACTTGGTTTCGAATATCGAAAACTTTGGGGATGCAATCATGCAGGCGGGTTCCGTAACTAATTGGATCAACAAACTGAAAGACGGTGCCGAGGGAGAGATTCAGCAACAAGTTTGGAACCGGTATTTCGAACAGCTTGTACGGATTGCCCGGGCACGTATACATCGCGACTACTGTCGTGTCGAGGACGAAGAAGACGTGGTACTGAGTGCGTTTACCAGCTTTTTCGGTCGGGTGAAGGAAGGACAATATCCCAAATTAAACGACCGAACCGAGCTCTGGCCGCTGCTTGTCACCATGACACTTCACAAGGCACATGATCTTCACCGGAGGCAAGGTGCCCAGAAGCGAGACGCTCGTCGCGTAGTATCCGCAAGCAGCAACGAGGAAGACGGCAAATGGATCGATCAGTTCGCCGGACAGCAAGCGTCGCCTGAAATAGCTGTACAAGCAGCAGAAGAGGCCAAAAGAATGCTTGACGCGTTAAATAAAGAGCCACTTAAAAGAGTAGCCAGATTGAAACTGGAAGGCTATACCAACGTCGAAATTGCTGAAAAAGAGGGCGTGATGGTGCGGAGCATTGAACGTCGCCTGGTTTTGATCCGGCAAACATGGACGGAATTGGCCGATGCCGAGGCTTCTGGTGTGGCATGAGCAATCCCGCTCGCTTTAAATGTCGGGCTTTCGGTTTGATTTTCGATTAGCTTATGGAATCGATTTGTTCCTTGAATAGGTAAACCTTCCATGAGCCCAAGACCTGTGTTATTCGATTTGTCAGCGAAAGATCAGGCTCGTATCGTCGAAATCTGTGATCAGTTCGAGGTTGCTTGGATTGAACAAGAGCCTGTATCCATTGCCGACACTCTTGAGCAAACGAAACTAGGCACAAGAGAACTACTTCTGCAAGAGTTGATCTCGATTGAGCGGCATTACCGTTCACTGTATTTAGGGCAACCAGTCAGCAACGAGCAGCTTTTATCTGATAATTTCGAGATCGCCACTGAGATTTCTAAGTTGCTGTCCAACCAGAACATTGAAGCAACTCAGGTATCGTACGAAACCAAATCTCAACCATCTGCCGCACCGAACAGAAGAACGTTTTTTCCTTCATTGCCTGCCGAGTTTGGGAGATATCGTGTTCTGCATCAGTTAGGCGAAGGAGGTATGGGCAGTGTTTTTCTCGCATCCGACACGCAACTCGAGCGACACATTGCTCTCAAGCTGCCACAACTTGACTACCATTCCGATCCTCAACTAATCGCTCGCTTCTACCGTGAAGCAAAAGCCG
It includes:
- a CDS encoding ECF-type sigma factor gives rise to the protein MQAGSVTNWINKLKDGAEGEIQQQVWNRYFEQLVRIARARIHRDYCRVEDEEDVVLSAFTSFFGRVKEGQYPKLNDRTELWPLLVTMTLHKAHDLHRRQGAQKRDARRVVSASSNEEDGKWIDQFAGQQASPEIAVQAAEEAKRMLDALNKEPLKRVARLKLEGYTNVEIAEKEGVMVRSIERRLVLIRQTWTELADAEASGVA